From a single Rosa rugosa chromosome 7, drRosRugo1.1, whole genome shotgun sequence genomic region:
- the LOC133720352 gene encoding NADH dehydrogenase [ubiquinone] iron-sulfur protein 1, mitochondrial, translating into MGLGSLASRALRPRAARRLLLGSQNPGPFFSFQRTMVTSTPELKNPEQSTAAQPEPPAADLPPRTPVGGARIHFANPDDAIEVFVDGYPVKIPKGMSVLQACEVAGVDIPRFCYHSRLSIAGNCRMCLVEVEKSPKPVASCAMPAMPGMKIKTDTPIAKKAREGVMEFLLMNHPLDCPICDQGGECDLQDQSMAFGSDRGRFTEMKRSVVDKNLGPLVKTVMTRCIQCTRCVRFATEVAGVQDLGMLGRGSGEEIGTYVEKLMTSELSGNVIDICPVGALTSKPFAFKARNWELKGTETIDVTDAVGSNIRIDSRGPEVMRIVPRLNEDINEEWISDKTRFCYDGLKRQRLNDPMIRGADGRFKPVSWRDALAVVAEMAHNVKPEEIVGVAGQLSDAESMMALKDFLNKMGSNNVWCEGNGSNRDADLRSGYIMNSSIAGLEKADAFLLVGTQPRVEAAIVNARIRKTVLSNQAKVGYVGPEADLNYEHQHLGTGPDTLLELAERRNPFSSVLLNAKNPAIIVGAGLFERKDKDAIFSALETIAKYADAVRPDWNGFNVLLLKAAQAAALDLGLVPESENSIESAKFVYLMGADDVNLDKVPSDAFVVYQGHHGDRGVYRANVILPAAAFSEKEGTYVNTEGCSQQTLPAVPTVGDARDDWKILRALSEVAGVKLPYDTVGTLRSRIKTVAPNILNIDEREPATFSFSIKPETTQKMDLTPFGTAVDNFYMTDSITRASKIMAQCSALLLKK; encoded by the exons ATGGGGTTGGGATCGCTTGCTTCCAGGGCCCTCAGGCCCAGGGCCGCAAGGCGGCTCCTCCTCGGCTCCCAAAACCCTGGACCCTTCTTCTCCTTCCAGAGAACCATGGTCACATCCACCCCGGAGCTCAAGAATCCCGAGCAGTCCACGGCCGCCCAGCCCGAGCCCCCCGCCGCCGACCTCCCGCCCCGGACCCCGGTCGGTGGGGCCCGAATCCACTTCGCGAACCCGGACGATGCGATCGAGGTGTTCGTGGACGGATACCCTGTGAAAATCCCTAAGGGCATGTCCGTGTTGCAAGCCTGTGAGGTCGCCGGTGTTGACATCCCTAGGTTCTGCTATCACAGCAGATTGTCCATTGCCGGTAATTGCCGTATGTGCCTCGTCGAGGTTGAGAAGTCACCCAAGCCCGTCGCCTCTTGCGCCATGCCTGCTATGCCTG gtatgaaaattaagaCTGACACTCCAATAGCCAAGAAGGCTCGCGAAGGGGTGATGGAGTTTCTGTTGATGAATCATCCTTTGGATTGTCCAATTTGTGATCAGGGTGGAGAATGTGATCTCCAGGATCAGTCTATGGCATTCGGATCTGATCGTGGCCGATTCACTGAAATGAAGAGATCAGTTGTGGACAAGAATCTTGGTCCTTTGGTCAAGACTGTCATGACTCGCTGTATTCAATGTACAAG GTGTGTTAGGTTTGCAACAGAGGTTGCTGGGGTTCAGGACCTTGGAATGTTAGGCCGTGGAAGTGGAGAGGAAATTGGGACTTACGTTGAAAAGCTTATGACAAGTGAACTTTCAGGAAATGTTATAGATATCTGTCCTGTAGGTGCGCTAACCTCAAAACCATTTGCATTTAAAGCTCGTAATTGGGAATTAAAGGGAACAGAAACCATTGATGTTACTGATGCTGTTGGATCCAACATTCGAATTGATAGCAGAGGTCCAGAAGTCATGCGCATTGTTCCACGCTTAAATGAG gacataaatgaggAATGGATATCAGACAAGACTCGATTTTGTTATGACGGTTTGAAGAGGCAAAGGTTGAATGACCCTATGATTCGTGGTGCTGATGGACGCTTTAAGCCCGTGAGCTGGCGTGATGCCCTTGCTGTTGTTGCTGAGATGGCTCATAACGTTAAACCAGAAGAAATTGTTGGGGTTGCTGGTCAGCTGTCTGATGCTGAGTCCATGATGGCACTAAAAGACTTTTTAAATAAAATGGGGTCTAACAATGTGTGGTGTGAAGGAAATGGTTCCAATCGTGATGCTGATCTTCGATCTGGATATATAATGAACAGTAGCATTGCTGGACTTGAGAAGGCAGATGCTTTTCTATTGGTTGGCACCCAG CCAAGAGTAGAAGCTGCTATTGTAAATGCTAGAATCCGGAAGACAGTGTTATCTAACCAAGCCAAGGTTGGGTACGTTGGTCCTGAAGCTGATTTAAACTATGAACACCAGCATCTTGGAACAGGCCCCGATACACTTCTAGAACTTGCTGAGCGTCGCAACCCCTTTTCCTCAGTCCTCTTAAATGCCAAAAACCCTGCCATTATTGTTGGTGCTGGGCTGTTTGAGAGAAAAGACAAGGATGCAATTTTCTCAGCTCTTGAAACCATTGCCAAATATGCTGATGCTGTAAGGCCTGATTGGAATGGATTTAATGTACTGCTTCTCAAAGCCGCCCAGGCTGCAGCACTTGACCTTGGACTTGTGCCAGAATCTGAAAACAGCATTGAGTCTGCAAAATTTGTTTACCTGATGGGTGCTGATGATGTTAACTTAGACAAGGTTCCATCTGATGCATTTGTGGTTTATCAAGGGCATCATGGCGACCGGGGTGTGTATCGGGCTAATGTCATCCTCCCTGCAGCAGCGTTCAGTGAAAAGGAAGGAACATATGTAAATACTGAAGGGTGCTCTCAGCAAACATTGCCTGCAGTTCCAACCGTCGGTGATGCCAGGGACGACTGGAAGATACTCCGTGCTCTATCTGAGGTAGCAGGCGTGAAGCTGCCTTACGATACAGTTGGGACCCTCCGATCCCGGATAAAGACCGTGGCACCAAACATCTTAAACATAGACGAGAGAGAGCCAGCTACTTTTTCATTTTCGATTAAGCCTGAGACCACTCAGAAAATGGATTTGACTCCATTTGGTACTGCTGTTGATAATTTCTATATGACCGATTCCATCACCAGGGCATCAAAGATAATGGCACAATGCAGTGCGTTGCTATTGAAGAAGTGA